In the genome of Megalops cyprinoides isolate fMegCyp1 chromosome 18, fMegCyp1.pri, whole genome shotgun sequence, the window AgttggatgaaagcatctgtgGTAGCAGGACCTCagactgtgtgcagttctgagACTGATTAAAATGCTCTGCACAGGGATTACCTACTTGgaggtgtctgtgtctgtgcttcagGACTCTGACTCTGCAGGCCCGGTTGCGCAGGGGCCAGCTCCAAAACAGCCACGGGCCACACCCAAGAAGGCCAAGGCTCCAGCTGTCCTGAAAAAGACGCTGCCAACTCACTCTGAAGGCTCCGCTACGTCCCTCAGCCAGGAGGTACGTCTTCACAGGCGGCATCTTAGACACTACAGCTGCACACAGCATTTCAGTTGGTGCTTGGTTTCCATTGCGGGATGTTCTGAGTGAGTGATTTGGTGAAGCTTGAGCCAAACCAGGGTGTATATTTCCTGAGACGTGCTGTGATGTGAACCCACTGTGTGCTCTCAGACCAGtccctcacagagcacagtcaccGAGGCGGGAGAGGGCAGCTCCAAAACAGCAGCTTCAGTACAGCGCAGACGactctcctccctgtcctccgAGGAGCTAAGTGGGGAGGACCCCAGCTGGGTAAGAGCCGGCCCGAGCATTCCTGTCAGCCACTTCGTCTCAACAGCTCACTGCCTGCCTCACACCTCTTCTCGCATTAGATCTGAGTCTCTCTTAGTCCTGCAGTCTTTTTTAGTCAGCGTAGGCACCTAGTGAGACCAACACAGATTTGGAATCGGGTGTGGGAATGGATTGTTGTTGTCACACAGTTTCAAGGAAACTGTATATGTAAGAAGTGCATTCCATCACTCCCTCAAATCACTCAACCTCAAATCACTGTCCAGCAAGTGTTCAGCATGTCATGCAGTGTAACTGGTTAGCCATCACTGATCTGAAAACAGTAAGTCTTTACAGTTACCTCCTCTTTCAGCACGCTGAACCAAGGAAGAAGACCTTTGGGACAGACCATTTGGGAAAGAGGCAGAAATCCACTTCCAGATCCTCAGGTGCCCAGAAAAGGAAGTCCTCATCTGGATCCCCAGGTAACTCTCCTGGACCAGCCAGACTGCTGCAGCTTGCTTGAATTGAATGATAAGATGGCAGCCACATAACTGTGGTCTTAAAAGTAGGAAATTCTGATGTTTGATAACTGGTGAATGTTATGTGCGTTTCAAAAAAGCTGCCTGTAAGGGAAATGTTGAATGagtatttcatttaattgtgaCACATTGCCCTTGTGCCAGGCAATAATGAGATGATTGCCTTTTCCCAGGTAGTGCTGATGCTTCCAAGAAAACCAAACGTCAGCAGAGAAATACAAAGAATCCTATCGATCTTGATGTGGTACTAGACGCATTTCTGGATTTTGCGTCACAGTTCAAGTAAGTGACAGCCAGCAGTTTGGCACACAACaagaacatttgtttttgctttaccTTAGTTATCTCTTGAAAAAGGTCAACTAAATGTGTCTGCAGCTGCTTATTACTTGATGGCTTGGCAGAACTCAATAAGAGCATATAATGAAAAGTATTCCTTTCGTCTGGTTGTGTTCAGGGAAACTACTGAATCGGCTTCAGTCAGACAGGCCATAGATGCATTTTCAGACAAGTTTGAGGATCAGCTTGTTGAGCTGGTAAGTAATAATAATCTAGAGTGAAGTACAGTAGTTCTGTGGTCTAATCACTTTAGCTTGATTAAAACCTAAACTGGCCTGATATAGAGGAGGTATGTATTTAAGTACTGAAATGTAACTCCTGTCACACTTGATAACTGTGTTTTCTGCAATAAATCCATTTTCAGATAACCAGCACAAAGGAGTTGAACAGcctgaaaaagcaaaacattaagGTAAAGTCCTCAGTGGGTGCAGATGTATTGCAAAGATATTTCTAGGCATGTGCATGTAGCTGTAGACTATTCGGTAATACCCAAATAactttgtttgtttacattttaattttgtagcTCTGGTTGTATACTTCTATGAGAAATGTATCACTTTATCACTTGCTTTGTCTGATTTTGCACAGTCACTGTAAAGCCTAATTGCACttcattaatttacttttttacttatttatatcTATTTGAACTCAGGTCAATCGTGCCATCAATCGCAAGAGAACCAGATTGGTTGAGGTCAAAAGTGAAATGATACAGTAAGTGTTTGTGGCAGGACACTGGTTGCAATTGGGTGAATTATTCTTGAAGTTTCATCactgcagaaatattttaaatggatgtCTTGCGTACAAATAAACGACTGATTTTGAACAATGTCTGGATGATTCAAATAAAGGGCATTTTTATGGTTATGTATTACATCTACAACGGAGCAGGcagaaattaatgcattttaaaaattgatgcattgtttagtgtttttacaaatgaatgagtTAACTGGGAGCGACGCATTCTAACCATG includes:
- the LOC118793613 gene encoding uncharacterized protein LOC118793613, whose protein sequence is MLSFGNPLHSTALEEDLSPNLGEKTEAPKTLARKKGAKASEENRRETPLTPGHARKGRTSGGVQPPSRSSAQKRSQPRAQRKSFGGKSKTRPLQRVSEGMEVEETTGLRSASADPGSEDSDSAGPVAQGPAPKQPRATPKKAKAPAVLKKTLPTHSEGSATSLSQETSPSQSTVTEAGEGSSKTAASVQRRRLSSLSSEELSGEDPSWHAEPRKKTFGTDHLGKRQKSTSRSSGAQKRKSSSGSPGNSPGPARLLQLA